A single genomic interval of Procambarus clarkii isolate CNS0578487 chromosome 61, FALCON_Pclarkii_2.0, whole genome shotgun sequence harbors:
- the LOC123774442 gene encoding tyrosine-protein phosphatase non-receptor type 23-like produces MNVFIILLWTCVVSGDHFTAPDGSLVFFPSPEENRLSSPIFSPQGPLPSGQSLQQPSQDFRRFQTPFVPYNAPQVPQAAQPSLQPFPGVEIQRPRLPFVSPPQPQPQLPFVPQTQPQPSFASFPQPSSQPQLPFVPQPLPRPSFVSQPQPLPQPQPSFASRPQPLQPQLSFVSQPSSPQLPQPQLPFIYQPLPQAQPALVSQPSRPQPPPQNPSCGGSGGIIHETRAGKNYHFSWCVNTNTYSWDQANSYCSRLGRGFQLVSIQDKDKDDFITSVIARNPIQFIWTSGNKRGTTTWRWSSGYTLSYTNWSHTGGLGRQQPDNREGNEDCLGVLKNIYNDGIKWHDIACHHVKAVICETSL; encoded by the exons ATGAATGTCTTCATAATACTGTTGTGGACGTGTGTGGTCTCTGGGGACCACTTCACAGCTCCTGATGGCTCCTTGGTGTTCTTCCCGTCCCCTGAGGAGAACCGGTTGTCTAGCCCCATCTTCTCTCCCCAAGGTCCTCTTCCTTCAGGACAAAGCCTTCAACAACCTTCCCAAGACTTTAGAAGGTTTCAAACTCCTTTTGTTCCATATAATGCCCCGCAGGTCCCTCAAGCTGCACAACCTTCCCTCCAACCCTTTCCTGGGGTAGAGATTCAACGACCTCGCCTTCCCTTCGTGTCTCCGCCCCAACCACAACCCCAGCTTCCCTTCGTGCCTCAAACACAACCACAGCCTTCCTTTGCGTCTTTTCCCCAGCCCTCCTCACAACCCCAGCTTCCCTTCGTGCCCCAGCCCCTTCCTCGGCCTTCCTTCGTGTCTCAGCCCCAGCCTCTCCCACAACCCCAGCCTTCCTTTGCGTCTCGGCCCCAGCCTCTCCAACCCCAATTGAGCTTCGTGTCTCAACCTTCCTCGCCCCAGCTCCCACAACCCCAGCTTCCCTTCATCTACCAGCCTCTACCACAAGCCCAGCCAGCCTTGGTCTCTCAACCATCCAGGCCACAGCCACCTCCACAGAACCCTTCCTGTGGAGGGTCCGGTGGTATA ATACACGAAACAAGGGCTGGTAAGAACTACCACTTCTCATGGTGCGTGAATACCAATACCTACAGCTGGGATCAAGCCAACTCTTACTGCTCGCGTCTTGGCAGAGGCTTCCAGCTAGTTAGTATCCAAGACAAGGATAAGGACGACTTCATAACTAGCGTCATCGCCAGAA ATCCGATCCAGTTCATCTGGACAAGCGGGAACAAGCGAGGAACAACGACCTGGAGGTGGTCATCCGGGTACACTTTGTCCTACACCAACTGGTCTCACACTGGAGG GCTGGGGCGACAACAGCCAGACAACAGGGAAGGCAACGAGGACTGTCTCGGGGTACTGAAGAACATCTATAACGACGGCATTAAGTGGCACGACATTGCCTGTCACCACGTCAAGGCTGTCATCTGTGAGACAAGCCTTTGA
- the LOC138354082 gene encoding uncharacterized protein, producing MNVFIILLWTCVVSADHFIAPDGSLFFPSPEENRLSGPIFVSPPQGPLPSRQSIPQSSQDFRRFQTPFVPYNAPQVPQTAQPSLQPFPGVTILQPRLPFVSQPKPQPQPSFVPLPQTPSQPQLSFVSRPSSPQLPQPQLPFVPQSLPQPAFVSQPQPLSQPRPSFASRPQPLQPQLSFVSQPSSPQLPQPQLPFIYQPLPQAQPALVSQPSRPQPPPQNPSCGGSGGIIHETRAGKNYHFSWCVNTNTYSWDQANSYCSRLGRGFQLVSIQDKDKDDFITSVIARNPIQFIWTSGNKRGTTTWRWSSGYTLSYTNWSHTGGLGRPQPDNREGNEDCLGVLKNIYNDGIKWHDIACHHVKAVICETSL from the exons ATGAATGTCTTCATAATACTGTTGTGGACGTGTGTGGTCTCTGCGGACCACTTCATAGCTCCTGATGGCTCCTTGTTCTTCCCGTCCCCTGAGGAGAACCGGTTGTCTGGCCCCATCTTCGTCTCTCCTCCCCAAGGTCCTCTTCCTTCACGACAAAGCATTCCACAATCTTCCCAAGACTTTAGAAGGTTTCAAACGCCTTTTGTTCCGTATAACGccccgcaggtccctcaaactgcacaGCCATCCCTCCAACCCTTTCCTGGGGTGACGATTCTACAACCTCGGCTTCCCTTCGTGTCTCAGCCCAAACCACAACCCCAGCCTTCCTTTGTGCCTCTTCCCCAGACCCCCTCACAACCCCAGTTAAGCTTCGTGTCTCGGCCTTCCTCACCCCAACTTCCACAACCCCAGCTTCCCTTCGTGCCCCAGTCCCTTCCACAACCTGCCTTCGTGTCTCAGCCCCAGCCTCTCTCACAACCTCGGCCTTCCTTTGCGTCTCGGCCCCAACCTCTCCAACCCCAATTGAGCTTCGTGTCTCAACCTTCCTCGCCCCAGCTCCCACAACCCCAGCTTCCCTTCATCTACCAGCCTCTACCACAAGCCCAGCCAGCCTTGGTCTCTCAACCATCCAGGCCACAGCCACCTCCACAGAACCCTTCCTGTGGAGGGTCCGGTGGTATA ATACATGAAACGAGGGCTGGTAAGAACTACCACTTCTCATGGTGCGTGAATACCAATACCTACAGCTGGGATCAAGCCAACTCTTACTGCTCGCGTCTTGGCAGAGGCTTCCAGCTAGTTAGTATCCAAGACAAGGATAAGGACGACTTTATAACTAGCGTCATCGCCAGAA ATCCGATCCAGTTCATCTGGACAAGCGGGAACAAGCGAGGAACAACGACCTGGAGGTGGTCATCCGGGTACACTTTGTCCTACACCAACTGGTCTCACACTGGAGG GTTGGGGCGACCACAGCCAGACAACAGGGAAGGCAACGAGGACTGTCTCGGGGTACTGAAGAACATCTATAACGACGGCATTAAGTGGCACGACATTGCCTGTCACCACGTCAAGGCTGTCATCTGTGAGACAAGCCTCTGA
- the LOC123774439 gene encoding uncharacterized protein isoform X1, with amino-acid sequence MVRFYFRYLLATEVMNVFIILLWTCVVSGDHFTAPDGSLVFFPSPEENRLSGPIFSPPQGPLPSGQSIPQSSQDFRRFQTPFVPYNAPQVPQAAQPSLQPFPGVTILQPRLPFVSQPQPQPQPSFVPLPQPPSQPQLSFVSRPSSPQLPQPQLPFVPQSLPQPAFVSQPQPLSQLQPSFASRPQPLQPQLSFVSQPSSPQLPQPQLPFIYQPLPQAQPALVSQPSRPQPPPQNPSCGGSGGIIHESRAGKNYHFSWCVNTNTYSWDQANSYCSRLGRGFQLVSIQDKDKDDFITSVIARNPIQFIWTSGNKRGTTTWRWSSGYTLSYTNWSHTGGLGRPQPDNREGNEDCLGVLKNIYNDGIKWHDIACHHVKAVICETSL; translated from the exons ATGGTTCGATTTTATTTTAGATATTTGTTAGCGACTGAAGT AATGAATGTCTTCATAATACTGTTGTGGACGTGTGTGGTCTCTGGGGACCACTTCACAGCTCCTGATGGCTCCTTGGTGTTCTTCCCGTCCCCTGAGGAGAACAGGTTGTCTGGCCCCATCTTCTCTCCTCCCCAAGGTCCTCTTCCTTCAGGACAAAGCATTCCACAATCTTCCCAAGACTTTAGAAGGTTTCAAACGCCTTTTGTTCCGTATAACGCCCCGCAGGTCCCTCAAGCTGCACAGCCATCCCTCCAACCCTTTCCTGGGGTGACGATTCTACAACCTCGGCTTCCCTTCGTGTCTCAGCCCCAACCACAACCCCAGCCTTCCTTTGTGCCTCTTCCCCAGCCCCCCTCACAACCCCAGTTAAGCTTCGTGTCTCGGCCTTCCTCACCCCAACTTCCACAACCCCAGCTTCCCTTCGTGCCCCAGTCCCTTCCACAACCTGCCTTCGTGTCTCAGCCCCAGCCTCTCTCACAACTTCAGCCTTCCTTTGCGTCTCGGCCCCAACCTCTCCAACCCCAATTGAGCTTCGTGTCTCAACCTTCCTCGCCCCAGCTCCCACAACCCCAGCTTCCCTTCATCTACCAGCCTCTACCACAAGCCCAGCCAGCCTTGGTCTCTCAACCTTCCAGGCCACAGCCACCTCCACAGAACCCTTCCTGTGGAGGGTCCGGTGGTATA ATACATGAATCGAGGGCTGGTAAGAACTACCACTTCTCATGGTGCGTGAATACCAATACCTACAGCTGGGATCAAGCCAACTCTTACTGCTCGCGTCTTGGCAGAGGTTTCCAGCTAGTTAGTATCCAAGACAAGGATAAGGACGACTTTATAACTAGCGTCATCGCCAGAA ATCCGATCCAGTTCATCTGGACAAGCGGGAACAAGCGAGGAACAACGACCTGGAGGTGGTCATCCGGGTACACTTTGTCCTACACCAACTGGTCTCATACTGGAGG ATTGGGGCGACCACAGCCAGACAACAGGGAAGGCAACGAGGACTGTCTTGGGGTACTGAAGAACATCTATAACGACGGCATTAAGTGGCACGACATTGCCTGTCACCACGTCAAGGCTGTCATCTGTGAGACAAGCCTCTGA
- the LOC123774439 gene encoding uncharacterized protein isoform X2, which produces MNVFIILLWTCVVSGDHFTAPDGSLVFFPSPEENRLSGPIFSPPQGPLPSGQSIPQSSQDFRRFQTPFVPYNAPQVPQAAQPSLQPFPGVTILQPRLPFVSQPQPQPQPSFVPLPQPPSQPQLSFVSRPSSPQLPQPQLPFVPQSLPQPAFVSQPQPLSQLQPSFASRPQPLQPQLSFVSQPSSPQLPQPQLPFIYQPLPQAQPALVSQPSRPQPPPQNPSCGGSGGIIHESRAGKNYHFSWCVNTNTYSWDQANSYCSRLGRGFQLVSIQDKDKDDFITSVIARNPIQFIWTSGNKRGTTTWRWSSGYTLSYTNWSHTGGLGRPQPDNREGNEDCLGVLKNIYNDGIKWHDIACHHVKAVICETSL; this is translated from the exons ATGAATGTCTTCATAATACTGTTGTGGACGTGTGTGGTCTCTGGGGACCACTTCACAGCTCCTGATGGCTCCTTGGTGTTCTTCCCGTCCCCTGAGGAGAACAGGTTGTCTGGCCCCATCTTCTCTCCTCCCCAAGGTCCTCTTCCTTCAGGACAAAGCATTCCACAATCTTCCCAAGACTTTAGAAGGTTTCAAACGCCTTTTGTTCCGTATAACGCCCCGCAGGTCCCTCAAGCTGCACAGCCATCCCTCCAACCCTTTCCTGGGGTGACGATTCTACAACCTCGGCTTCCCTTCGTGTCTCAGCCCCAACCACAACCCCAGCCTTCCTTTGTGCCTCTTCCCCAGCCCCCCTCACAACCCCAGTTAAGCTTCGTGTCTCGGCCTTCCTCACCCCAACTTCCACAACCCCAGCTTCCCTTCGTGCCCCAGTCCCTTCCACAACCTGCCTTCGTGTCTCAGCCCCAGCCTCTCTCACAACTTCAGCCTTCCTTTGCGTCTCGGCCCCAACCTCTCCAACCCCAATTGAGCTTCGTGTCTCAACCTTCCTCGCCCCAGCTCCCACAACCCCAGCTTCCCTTCATCTACCAGCCTCTACCACAAGCCCAGCCAGCCTTGGTCTCTCAACCTTCCAGGCCACAGCCACCTCCACAGAACCCTTCCTGTGGAGGGTCCGGTGGTATA ATACATGAATCGAGGGCTGGTAAGAACTACCACTTCTCATGGTGCGTGAATACCAATACCTACAGCTGGGATCAAGCCAACTCTTACTGCTCGCGTCTTGGCAGAGGTTTCCAGCTAGTTAGTATCCAAGACAAGGATAAGGACGACTTTATAACTAGCGTCATCGCCAGAA ATCCGATCCAGTTCATCTGGACAAGCGGGAACAAGCGAGGAACAACGACCTGGAGGTGGTCATCCGGGTACACTTTGTCCTACACCAACTGGTCTCATACTGGAGG ATTGGGGCGACCACAGCCAGACAACAGGGAAGGCAACGAGGACTGTCTTGGGGTACTGAAGAACATCTATAACGACGGCATTAAGTGGCACGACATTGCCTGTCACCACGTCAAGGCTGTCATCTGTGAGACAAGCCTCTGA